The following proteins are co-located in the Hevea brasiliensis isolate MT/VB/25A 57/8 unplaced genomic scaffold, ASM3005281v1 Scaf369, whole genome shotgun sequence genome:
- the LOC131177231 gene encoding cationic peroxidase 1-like, with protein sequence MASHGGIFYLSALIILAAAVASVSSSSLSPYYYDSVCPEALPTIKRLVEAAVYKEQRMGASLLRLHFHDCFVNGCDASILLDPSPTIDSEKNARPNLNSARGFEVIDQIKQAVDEVCGCSVVSCADVLAVVARDSVVALGGPTWNVELGRRDSTTASRAKADSDIPSPFMDLPALINNFKNQGLDERDLVVLSGGHTIGFAQCFVFRNRIYNETNIDPEFAQQRRLTCPSIGGNSTLSPLDPTPAQFDTAYFTNLIQKRGLLHSDQQLFNGGSTDGVVNTYSSNAKAFSADFARSMIKMGNIKPLTGNEGQIRSNCRKVN encoded by the exons ATGGCTTCGCATGGCGGCATCTTTTATCTTTCTGCCTTGATTATATTGGCTGCTGCTGTTGCTAGTGTATCTTCATCTTCGCTTTCTCCTTATTACTATGACAGCGTGTGTCCCGAAGCTTTACCAACCATTAAACGACTCGTTGAGGCTGCAGTGTACAAAGAACAGCGGATGGGTGCTTCTTTACTACGCCTGCATTTCCACGACTGTTTTGTTAAT GGCTGTGATGCATCAATTCTTCTGGATCCTTCACCCACTATTGACAGTGAAAAGAATGCTCGCCCTAATTTAAACTCTGCTAGAGGATTTGAAGTTATCGACCAGATTAAGCAGGCAGTGGACGAAGTGTGTGGTTGCTCCGTGGTCTCCTGCGCAGACGTTTTGGCTGTCGTAGCCCGCGATTCTGTAGTTGCG CTTGGAGGGCCAACATGGAACGTGGAACTTGGGAGGAGAGACTCAACTACCGCTAGCAGGGCAAAGGCAGACAGTGACATCCCATCGCCATTTATGGACCTTCCTGCACTTATTAACAACTTCAAAAACCAAGGTCTCGACGAAAGAGACCTTGTTGTTCTTTCGGGTGGCCATACTATAGGGTTTGCACAATGTTTTGTCTTCAGGAACCGAATCTACAATGAAACTAATATTGACCCTGAATTTGCACAACAGCGAAGATTAACTTGCCCAAGCATTGGTGGCAATTCGACTCTATCGCCTCTGGACCCAACACCTGCACAATTTGACACTGCATACTTCACCAATTTAATACAGAAAAGAGGTCTTCTTCATTCGGATCAACAACTTTTTAATGGCGGCTCCACTGATGGTGTAGTAAACACTTACAGCTCAAATGCCAAAGCTTTTTCTGCCGATTTTGCTAGGTCTATGATTAAGATGGGGAATATAAAACCGCTGACAGGAAACGAAGGACAAATTCGTTCGAACTGCAGGAAGGTGAACTGA
- the LOC131177232 gene encoding peroxidase RIP1-like, which yields MDLPALINNFKNQGLNERDLVAVSGGHSIGFAQCFVFGNRIYSETNIDPKFAQQRRSTCPRTGGNSTLSPLDPTPARFDTAYFTNLIKKKGLLHSHHQLFNGGSTDGIVKTYSSNAKAFSANFARSMVKMGNIKPQTGNKGQIRLNCRKVN from the coding sequence atggacCTTCCTGCACTTATTAACAACTTCAAAAACCAAGGTCTCAACGAGAGAGACCTTGTTGCTGTCTCTGGTGGCCACAGTATTGGGTTTGCACAATGTTTTGTCTTCGGGAACCGAATCTACAGTGAAACTAATATTGACCCTAAATTTGCTCAACAGCGAAGATCAACTTGTCCACGCACTGGTGGCAACTCGACCCTATCTCCTCTTGACCCAACGCCTGCACGATTTGACACTGCATACTTTACCAATTTGATCAAGAAAAAGGGTCTTCTTCATTCGCATCATCAACTTTTTAATGGTGGCTCCACTGATGGTATAGTAAAAACTTACAGCTCAAATGCCAAAGCTTTCTCTGCCAATTTTGCTAGGTCTATGGTTAAGATGGGAAACATAAAACCACAGACAGGAAACAAAGGACAAATTCGTTTGAACTGCAGGAAGGTGAACTAA